The genomic window TGTAGACGCCCTCCCGCACGTCGCCGCCGGCCGTCGTCCATTCGACCGCGATGCGATGCGCAGCGTTCTCGGAGCCGACACCGAGCCACGACGGCAACCCCACGGGTCGGATCGCGCGCAGGCGGATGAGGCAGATGCCGGCCACGCCGGAGCCCGCGAACACCTTCGGGCGGAACGGAGCCGGCAGAAGCGCCGCCAGCACGGCCGGATCGACCCGGAAGTTCACGAGCATCCGGCGGTCGATCACGCCGCGAATCGCCGGCAGCATCATTCGAGATCGCCCACGACGTCCGTGACCACGTTCTCCGGAAAGCCGCGGCCTGCGAGGAGCCGCCACGCCCCGGGCCCCGTCGCATGCGCGCGGGCGAGGACGCGACGCGCCCATGCGGCCTCGGGCTCGCCGTCGAGCGAGGCCTCGACGGCGGCGTCGACGAGTGCCTCGTCGAGCCCGCGCCCCGCGAGGTCGGCCGCGATCTTGAGGCTGCCGGCACCGCGGGCGCGCAACGCCCGCGCGCGCTCGTGCGCGAGGCGCTCGTCGCCGACGTAGCCGAGCTCGCGACAGCGCTCGACCGTCCGCGCGGCGGTGGCCTTCTGATAGCCGCGCGCCACGAGCCGCGCCTCGAGCTCGGCCTCGGTGCGTGGCGCGCGTGTCAGCAGGCGCGCCGCGACGTCGAGCGGCGTCGGCGTCGGGCGCGCCGCCGAAGGCGGTGTCGACGACCTAGAAGCGGTCGACCTTGATCGGCCCCTCGGCGTCACCTTCGTCATTCTTGTCGAAGTCGTCCCACCGCGAGTCGCTCGACGAGTTGATGCCGCGCGCCTTCAGGGCGAAGTCGTCGTGGTTCGTCGACTGGGCGAGGGCCTCTTCGAAGGTGATGTACCCCTCGCGCCACAGGCTCATCAAGGACTGGTCGAAGGTCTGCATGCCGTAGGCGCTGTAGCCCCGGGCGATGACGTCGCGCAGCTCGCGCGTCCGTTCGGGCTGCTGGATGCATTCCTTCACGAGCGCCGTCGACACCATGACCTCGGTCGCCGGCACCATGCCGGTGCCGTTCGAGCGCGGCACGAGACGCTGGCTGATGACGCCCTTCAAGATGCTGGCCAGGATGAGACGCGCCTGCGGCCGCGCGTGCTCGGGGAAGGCGGCGATCACGCGGGTGATCGTCTCGGTGGCGTCGAGGGTGTGCACCGTCGACATCACCAGGTGACCGGTCTCGGCGGCGAGGATGGCCGTCTCGATCGTCTCGATGTCACGCATCTCGCCGACCAGGATGACGTCGGGGTCCTGACGAAGCGCGCCCTTCAGACCGGCGGCGAAGGTCATGCAGTCGACGCCGATCTCGCGCTGCGTGATGATCGACTGCTCGTCGCTGTGCAGGTACTCGATCGGGTCTTCGATCGTGATCACGTGGCGGGCGGCGGTGCGGTTGATCTGGTCGATCATGGCCGCGAGCGTCGTCGACTTGCCGCTACCCGTGGTGCCCGTCACCAGGACGAGCCCGCGCCGCTCCTGCGCGATGCGCTCGATCACTGGCGGCAGGCTGAGCTCGCGGATGTGCCGCACGCGCGGCGGAATGAGGCGCAGCGCGGCTTGCAGCTCGCCACGCTGGTAGAAGACGTTCACACGGAACCGCCCGTACTCCGGGTGGCCGTACCCCAGGTCGACCTGGAGCTGCTTGGCGAGCTTCTCCCGATGGTAGTCGGTGAGCAGCTCGCCCGTGAGCGCGGCCATAGCCTCGCGGTCGAGGTTCGGATAGCCCTCGGCCGGCAGCAGTGTGCCGTGTACCCGAAGAATCGGCGGAACGCCGAACTTCAGGTGGATGTCGGATGCCCCGTGATTTACTCCCTCGGCGAGGATTGCATGCAGGTCCACGTCCCTCTATTCCTTCCCGCCCCTCCCTCGCCGAGCGACGTCCGCCGCTCGTCCACCCTCTGCACTGCCATTGTCACCCGACGCTGCCGGCACAGTGGCCGCGTCGGCCCTCAATCCGTGTTTCTCGCGAATCTTGGCCTCGATCTTGGCCGCGACGTCGCGATGCTCGCGCAGGAAGTCGCGCGCGTTCTCGCGGCCCTGCCCGATGCGCTCCCCGTCGTACGCGTACCACGCGCCCGACTTCTCGATGATGCCTTCTTCGGCGCCGATGTCGATCAGCTCGCCTTCCTTGGAGATGCCGACCCCGTACAGGATGTCGAACTCGACCTCGCGGAACGGCGGCGCGACCTTGTTCTTCACCACTTTCACCTTGGTGCGGCTGCCGATCACGTCCTCGCCGTGCTTGAGCGCGCCGATGCGGCGGATGTCGAGCCGCACCGAGGCGTAGAACTTGAGCGCGTTGCCGCCCGTGGTGGTCTCGGGGTTTCCGAACATGACGCCGATCTTCATTCTGATCTGGTTGATGAAGACGACGATCGTGCGGGACTTCGAGATGGTGCCCGTCAGCTTGCGCAGCGCCTGCGACATCAGGCGCGCCTGCAGGCCCATCTGCGGGTCGCCCATGTCGCCCTCGATCTCGGCGCGCGGCACGAGGGCCGCGACGGAGTCGATGACGAGGACGTCGATGGCGCCCGAGCGCACGAGCGTGTCGGCGATCTCGAGCGCCTGCTCGCCGTGATCGGGCTGTGAGATGAGCAGCTCCTCGGCGTTGACGCCGAGCTTCTTGGCGTAGCCGAGGTCGAGCGCGTGCTCGGCGTCGATGAAGGCGCAGATGCCGCCGCGCTTCTGTCCCTCGGCGACGAGCTGGAGCGCGAGCGTGGTCTTGCCCGACGACTCCGGTCCGTAGATCTCGACCACGCGACCGCGCGGCATGCCGCCGATGCCGAGCGCGATGTCGAGCCCGAGCGAGCCGGTGGGCAGCGCCGAAATGTCGGCGACCTGGCCGCCCTCCCCCAGCTTCATGATGGCGCCCTTGCCGAACTGCTTCTCGATCTGGCTGAGCGCGAGATCGATCGCCCGCTCGCGATTCACGTCGATACCCATGTCAGGTCCCTCCCCCGCACGCGGCACTTGCTATGTGATGTATGGCC from Candidatus Eisenbacteria bacterium includes these protein-coding regions:
- a CDS encoding regulatory protein RecX; the encoded protein is MTPRGRSRSTASRSSTPPSAARPTPTPLDVAARLLTRAPRTEAELEARLVARGYQKATAARTVERCRELGYVGDERLAHERARALRARGAGSLKIAADLAGRGLDEALVDAAVEASLDGEPEAAWARRVLARAHATGPGAWRLLAGRGFPENVVTDVVGDLE
- a CDS encoding type IV pilus twitching motility protein PilT translates to MDLHAILAEGVNHGASDIHLKFGVPPILRVHGTLLPAEGYPNLDREAMAALTGELLTDYHREKLAKQLQVDLGYGHPEYGRFRVNVFYQRGELQAALRLIPPRVRHIRELSLPPVIERIAQERRGLVLVTGTTGSGKSTTLAAMIDQINRTAARHVITIEDPIEYLHSDEQSIITQREIGVDCMTFAAGLKGALRQDPDVILVGEMRDIETIETAILAAETGHLVMSTVHTLDATETITRVIAAFPEHARPQARLILASILKGVISQRLVPRSNGTGMVPATEVMVSTALVKECIQQPERTRELRDVIARGYSAYGMQTFDQSLMSLWREGYITFEEALAQSTNHDDFALKARGINSSSDSRWDDFDKNDEGDAEGPIKVDRF
- the recA gene encoding recombinase RecA — translated: MGIDVNRERAIDLALSQIEKQFGKGAIMKLGEGGQVADISALPTGSLGLDIALGIGGMPRGRVVEIYGPESSGKTTLALQLVAEGQKRGGICAFIDAEHALDLGYAKKLGVNAEELLISQPDHGEQALEIADTLVRSGAIDVLVIDSVAALVPRAEIEGDMGDPQMGLQARLMSQALRKLTGTISKSRTIVVFINQIRMKIGVMFGNPETTTGGNALKFYASVRLDIRRIGALKHGEDVIGSRTKVKVVKNKVAPPFREVEFDILYGVGISKEGELIDIGAEEGIIEKSGAWYAYDGERIGQGRENARDFLREHRDVAAKIEAKIREKHGLRADAATVPAASGDNGSAEGGRAADVARRGRGGKE